A window of Procambarus clarkii isolate CNS0578487 chromosome 9, FALCON_Pclarkii_2.0, whole genome shotgun sequence contains these coding sequences:
- the LOC138362783 gene encoding uncharacterized protein DKFZp434B061-like — protein sequence MINSPLIKTLSFLAPCELSLCLTPSEHPLYLTASEHSLYLTASEHSLYLTPSEHSLYLTASEHSLYLTASEHSLYLTASEHSLYLTASEHSLYLTPSEHSLYLTASEHSLYLTASEHSLYLTASEHSLYLTPSEHSLYLTPGEHSLYLTPSEHSLYLTPSEHSLYLTASEHSLYLTPSEHSLYLTASEHSLYLTPSEHSLYLTASEHSLYLTASEHSLYLTASEHSLYLTASEHSLYLTASEHSLYLTASEHSLYLTPSEHSLYLTPSEHSLYLASTATYFIKITIRNGQPT from the coding sequence ATGATCAACTCCCCTCTCATTAAAACCTTATCGTTTCTTGCGCCCTGTGAGCTCTCTTTGTGCCTTACACCAAGTGAGCACCCCTTGTACCTTACAGCAAGTGAACACTCCTTGTACCTTACAGCAAGTGAACACTCCTTGTACCTTACACCAAGTGAACACTCCTTGTACCTTACAGCAAGTGAACACTCCTTGTATCTTACAGCAAGTGAACACTCCTTGTATCTTACAGCAAGTGAACACTCCTTGTACCTTACAGCAAGTGAACACTCCTTGTACCTTACACCAAGTGAACACTCCTTGTACCTTACAGCAAGTGAACACTCCTTGTATCTTACAGCAAGTGAACACTCCTTGTACCTTACAGCAAGTGAACACTCCTTGTACCTTACACCAAGTGAACACTCCTTGTACCTTACACCAGGTGAACACTCCTTGTACCTTACACCAAGTGAACACTCCTTGTACCTTACACCAAGTGAACACTCCTTGTACCTTACAGCAAGTGAACACTCCTTGTACCTTACACCAAGTGAACACTCCTTGTACCTTACAGCAAGTGAACACTCCTTGTACCTTACACCAAGTGAACACTCCTTGTACCTTACAGCAAGTGAACACTCCTTGTACCTTACAGCAAGTGAACACTCCTTGTACCTTACAGCAAGTGAACACTCCTTGTACCTTACAGCAAGTGAACACTCCTTGTACCTTACAGCAAGTGAACACTCCTTGTACCTTACAGCAAGTGAACACTCCTTGTACCTTACACCAAGTGAACACTCCTTGTACCTTACACCAAGTGAACACTCCTTGTACCTAGCATCCACGGCCACATACTTCATCAAGATTACAATCCGGAACGGACAACCCACCTAA
- the LOC138362785 gene encoding putative uncharacterized protein ENSP00000383309, whose translation MRVEARAPTTSSEARAPTTSSAVRAPTTSSEARAPTTSSEARAPMTSSEARAPTTSSEARAPTTSSEARGPTTSYTTRAPTTFSEARAPTTSSATRAPTTSSAATHSVPHFFTAVHSHPLISQAMNETQNTHSSCHLTKHQTLVHTR comes from the coding sequence ATGCGTGTTGAAGCGAGAGCTCCAACGACGTCCTCTGAGGCGAGAGCTCCAACGACGTCCTCTGCGGTGAGAGCTCCAACGACGTCTTCTGAGGCGAGAGCTCCAACGACGTCTTCTGAGGCGAGAGCTCCAATGACGTCTTCTGAGGCGAGAGCTCCAACGACGTCCTCTGAGGCGAGAGCTCCAACGACGTCCTCTGAGGCGAGAGGTCCAACGACGTCCTATACGACGAGAGCTCCAACGACGTTCTCTGAGGCGAGAGCTCCAACGACGTCCTCTGCGACGAGAGCTCCAACGACGTCCTCTGCAGCGACGCACTCTGTCCCTCATTTCTTCACGGCAGTGCACAGCCACCCACTTATCTCTCAAGCAATGAAcgagacacagaacacacacTCAAGTTGTCATCTTACCAAACACCAAACTTTAGTTCACACCCGATGA
- the LOC138362786 gene encoding uncharacterized protein yields MASCHSEDPSGVPKDSVLGPILFLVDVNNLPEGIESFLSKFADDAKIMRWIKTEDSMRLQDDLDKIKEGSNNWLLEFNQSKCKVMKISVWRSDTRYHLGGKILQESGREKKTWGLISCQIDISPKAHIKRISSAAYARLSNNITVFRNLCKESFRTSDTTYFRQILEYVAPAWSPYQVKHKTKLEKIQRYATRLVPELRGMSHEERLRELNLTSHVPGGQ; encoded by the coding sequence ATGGCGTCATGTCATTCAGAGGACCCCAGCGGAGTCCCAAAAgattctgtacttggacctatcctgtttctggtaGATGTGAATAatcttccagagggaatagagtcattcctctcaaagtttgccgatgatgccaaaattatgagatggattaagacagaggacagcatgaggctacaagatgacctggacaaaataaaagAAGGGTCCAACAATtggctattagagtttaaccaaagcaaatgtaaagtaatgaagatcaGTGTATGGAGGTCAGATaccaggtaccatttgggaggtaaaatccttcaagaatcagggagagagaaaaagacctgggggttgatatcatgccagatcgACATATCCCccaaagcccacatcaagaggatatcatcagcggcatatgccaggttgtccaatAATATAACcgtttttagaaacttgtgtaaggaatcattcagaacctcggATACCACATATTTCAGACAAATCCTGGAATATGtagctcctgcctggagtccataccaagttaaacacaagacaaagttagagaagattcagaggtatgccaccagactagtcccagagttgAGGGGTATGAGTCATGAAGAAaggctacgagaattaaacctcacatcgcacGTCCCTGGaggacagtag
- the LOC138362787 gene encoding mucin-3A-like translates to MRPDIHTYSRLTIHVYGRPCVKIVTQVVNCILYHHPHNTCGNTCSPGTIHTTAVAHLLSWHHPHHSCGTPAPLAPSTLQLWQHLLSWHHLHHTCGNTCSPGTIHTAAVAHLLSWHHPHHSCGTPAPLAPSTLQLWQHLLSWHHPHYTCGNTCSPGTIHTTAVAHLLPWHHPHYSCGNTCSPGTIHTTPAATPALLAPSTSHLRQHLLSWHHPHHTCGNTCSPGTIHTTPAATPALLAPSTPHLRQHLLSWHHPHHTCGNTCSPGTIHTTAAATPALLAPSTPQLWHTCSPGTIHTTAVAHLLSWHHPHHTCGNTCSPGTIHTTPATTPALLAPSTPHLRQHLLSWHHPHHTCGNTCSPGTIHTTPAATPALLAPSTPHLRQHLLSWHHPHHTCGNTCSPGTIHTTAAATPALLAPSTPQLWHTCSPGTIHTTAVAHLLSWHHPHHTCGNTCSPGTIHTTPAATPALLAPSTPHLRQHLLSWHHPHHTCGNTCSPGTIHTTAAATPALLAPSTPQLWHTCSPGTIHTTPAATPALLAPSTPHLRQHLLSWHHPHHSCGTPALLAPSTPHLRQHLLSWHHPHHTCGNTCSPGTIHTTPAATPALLAPSTPHLRQHLLRWASSRDLWEMTHLVCGKK, encoded by the coding sequence atGCGTccagacatacatacatacagtcgcCTCACCATACATGTATATGGGCGTCCGTGTGTGAAGATTGTTACGCAAGTAGTTAATTGCATCCTCTATCACCATCCACACAACACCTGTGGCAACACCTGCTCTCCTGGCACCATCCACACTACAGCTGTGGCACACCTGCTTTCCTGGCACCATCCACACCACAGCTGTGGCACACCTGCTCCCCTGGCACCATCCACACTACAGCTGTGGCAACACCTGCTCTCCTggcaccatctacaccacacctGTGGCAACACCTGCTCTCCTGGCACCATCCACACTGCAGCTGTGGCACACCTGCTCTCCTGGCACCATCCACACCACAGCTGTGGCACACCTGCTCCCCTGGCACCATCCACACTACAGCTGTGGCAACACCTGCTCTCCTGGCACCATCCACACTACACCTGTGGCAACACCTGCTCTCCTGGCACCATCCACACCACAGCTGTGGCACACCTGCTCCCCTGGCACCATCCACACTACAGCTGCGGCAACACCTGCTCTCCTGGCACCATCCACACCACACCTGCGGCAACACCTGCTCTCCTGGCACCATCCACATCACACCTGCGGCAACACCTGCTCTCCTGGCACCATCCACACCACACCTGCGGCAACACCTGCTCTCCTGGCACCATCCACACCACACCTGCGGCAACACCTGCTCTCCTGGCACCATCCACACCACACCTGCGGCAACACCTGCTCTCCTGGCACCATCCACATCACACCTGCGGCAACACCTGCTCTCCTGGCACCATCCACACTACAGCTGCGGCAACACCTGCTCTCCTGGCACCATCCACACCACAGCTGTGGCACACCTGCTCTCCTGGCACCATCCACACCACAGCTGTGGCACACCTGCTCTCCTGGCACCATCCACACCACACCTGCGGCAACACCTGCTCTCCTGGCACCATCCACACCACACCTGCGACAACACCTGCTCTCCTGGCACCATCCACACCACACCTGCGACAACACCTGCTCTCCTGGCACCATCCACACCACACCTGCGGCAACACCTGCTCTCCTGGCACCATCCACACCACACCTGCGGCAACACCTGCTCTCCTGGCACCATCCACACCACACCTGCGACAACACCTGCTCTCCTGGCACCATCCACACCACACCTGCGGCAACACCTGCTCTCCTGGCACCATCCACACTACAGCTGCGGCAACACCTGCTCTCCTGGCACCATCCACACCACAGCTGTGGCACACCTGCTCTCCTGGCACCATCCACACCACAGCTGTGGCACACCTGCTCTCCTGGCACCATCCACACCACACCTGCGGCAACACCTGCTCTCCTGGCACCATCCACACCACACCTGCGGCAACACCTGCTCTCCTGGCACCATCCACACCACACCTGCGACAACACCTGCTCTCCTGGCACCATCCACACCACACCTGCGGCAACACCTGCTCTCCTGGCACCATCCACACTACAGCTGCGGCAACACCTGCTCTCCTGGCACCATCCACACCACAGCTGTGGCACACCTGCTCTCCTGGCACCATCCACACCACACCTGCGGCAACACCTGCTCTCCTGGCACCATCCACACCACACCTGCGGCAACACCTGCTCTCCTGGCACCATCCACACCACAGCTGTGGCACACCTGCTCTCCTGGCACCATCCACACCACACCTGCGGCAACACCTGCTCTCCTGGCATCATCCACACCACACCTGCGGCAACACCTGCTCTCCTGGCACCATCCACACCACACCTGCGGCAACACCTGCTCTCCTGGCACCATCCACACCACACCTGCGACAACACCTGCTCCGCTGGGCATCATCTAGAGATCTGTGGGAGATGACCCACCTCGTCTgtggtaaaaaataa